The genomic stretch TTATATAGAAAactagaaattttaattttttaaaatatttcaatttgTATATAATTAAAAGTTAAACTATAATAACCAAATAACATATAAAATGAAATACAAGAGTAGTtaatcattaaaataaataaatatataagtttAATCATGTGAATTAAATGAGAAAAGAATCGACATATATTTATAGATTTTAAAGATACTTTTTGTAGTTTATACGAGATCTCTCCTTTAATTGacctattaatattaatttatatttacgCACAAAAATGTTACTCattgaataaaaagaaattaattacacaattgataaataaataattaatcactCAAACTCACACTACTTAAATTcctttttaatatatgtattttaattaatgtatttcAATATTCCAACCACCACTCTCCATATTTCAAGTCCATATTAATCCATAACTTTTATTATCGTTACCATTTAACCTCTgtattcaaaatccaaaaaaaaaaattatttatatatttatggtcaactatgatattttatttgaataaaaaacaattaatgttaataataaatatttattactattgttttttattatttaataataataatataataataataataataataataataataataataataacaacaacaacaacttagtattattattaactgaggaatttttaaaatgatttttttacattattattaatttatatatcttttatatgtATTTCTTAATTATCACTAtgctatatttatttactatttataacaaTATTGTGCAACCCATGAAATACACtggtagatgactacttaattatttcatttattttttctactaaaatatacattttcgaCGACTCAAGactacttaatttgtatatcttttatatacatttcttaaccattactatactatatttattaagtatatacaaagaaattgcacaacccgtgcgaacgcacagaTTGATGactacttaaaaaaaaaattctactaATTTTTTTTCTACTAAACTATATTTTCTTAATCATcattatactatatttatttacaatttataaCGATATTGCGCGACTCGTGCGAATGCACGGTTAGATAATCAATTTTATATGTGTCTGGGTGAAGTTTGCAACACCATCTACTCATATATTTTTAACTATAGTTTTTATGTATATCCGGACAACTACTATAAaatgataaattaatatttatatttatatgataatcattatttaaaatatttttttctcttaattcGTACATATTTATATATGCATTTCTTAACCATaactatataaaatttatttaaaatgtatATCGACATTGTgtgacccgtgcgaatgcacagGTCCTTTGCTAGTTGAAAATAAAAGTTAAACACTACTCTATATCTTATGTAAAGAAAATACCCCAATAGATCAACATTTACATTGATATTGTTGTTTTATAATGTTGCAGCAGAAAAATTAGAGAAGGAATAAGAGAACTTTTAACAAATGGAAGAAGGGTTATCTTTTTTATTCAATTCATCCCACAAATACACAATAGAATAATAACTACACGTTGAGATCATGTTTCTAATAGTTAGGCCACGATAAAATAGTAGAAAAGTAAAAGAACGGAAAActagagaaaaaagagaaaaaaaattctaaaataatcgagtattacaaaaaaaaaaactcaaataaccAGATTTTTCTAGCATTTATCCAAATAACCAAGTTTGAATTTGGAAATAGGTGGGAGTGTCATTTGAAATGGCGCATGCATTATTTTGTAAAAAGGAGGCGCCATATGAGATGGCGCATAGGCTTACATCAGTCATCTCATATGGCGCCTaggtgttgttttattttgttttttattttattttgttatttaaataatagaaaaaaaattaaattaagagaaatagaaaaacatgctattattaatttaatataatcatTATATTTGCGGAGTAAAAATTAAGTACAATTTAACTGTTCGGTAGTTGCAAATGGTCATCAGTTCTGCACCTCCGTGGGATCTTAATTCGTTGTCCCCTATCCAAATGAGATTCTTGTTGTGTTTGGGTCGAGGACTCTCGTTGTCCCCTACCCCTATAAGGTTCCCGTTGTGTTTGGGTTGAGGACCCTAGGAGATCAATGCGATCAGGGTTCATGTAATTCGTCAAGCCACCAAAGAGTCCCGAACAACCACTGTTAAAAAGTCGGTTGTCCATGTCCTCAAAGTTTGGTCGTGTTGGTGGGGTTATGGGTTGGTTTAGATGTCGCTAGTACTAGTCATTTGTATCGGGAGAGTAAAAAGGAAATGTTTCTTTTGGTGTTTGGTAGTCATACGTTCGTTGGGTGCTACGATGTTGTGATATTTGCAGGTATGTTGGGTAGTTTGGATCATATTCCTCGTGTAGGCCCAAGTTGAGACTAAGTTGAGATTTAGAGGGGCCGACATTGGGTTGTTGGATGTCTCgtctttgttcttggtattgtgTTTGCGTGTGTGGCATGTATTAGTCTTGTATTGATCTTGGGATTAGGTGTTTGTGGATCAATAACGTCGTTGTGTTGGTTGGTGGTGGAGGTTTGTTGGGTTTATTGATGGGTGGTGGGTGTGTGTGGGATTTGTCGTTAGATGGTGTATGTGTGTTGGGCATTTGACGATGACGTCGATCGTGTGTGTGGGTCGATCAAATACATCGCGTGGGACACAAACTGCTGAGGCGTAGTAACCGATCTGTACCAACTCATAATTTTGAGTTGGTTTCATTTCGTAGGGAGCGACAGGGAATTGTAGGACATGTTGACAATGCCTCTTCCACATCTGACACCGTTCGGGAGTGTATTGTTTCCAATTGGTGAAATTTCATTGGGCGTCGACTTTAAGGAGATGCCATGGTTCCAAACACGTCAGGTGTCCTGAGATTTCTTGATGCATGTCGAACTCCAGTTCGACACGGTCACTGTGGTGCATCTTCACAACGTTGAATCGTACGATCGCCGTATTTGCAGTTTCTACATTTTCGAGGTTGGGTTGATGGTTCAGACCCGGATATGGTATCGAAATAAACTGcagagaaaaaataataattagaagatggttaatattaaataaattactttTAAGATGAATAGCTTAGTGGTAATACATCATTTGGTCTAATGTGATCCAAAAGATTGTGATACGGCGAGATATTTTGTCTAGAATTGTTGTTGTAATTGATTCCTCTAACACAGAACCTAAACCAAAAAGAGAGAAAACAAATTATTTACAGTTGTTTTTAGTATAAAGTGATTAAAATGAAATAGTTTTGTCGACTTTGTCGCCTAGGGAAACATGTAGGCGTTGTTGTTGATGGGTGATAAGGTAGGAATTCTCCACCAACTCTATGCTTGGAGCAAGAAAGCGCATTCATAAAATGTACAAGTACCATTTTTGGCATTTTTACACAGTGAACTATACAAATGGGCTAAAATGGAGGAACCCCAACTATACTCTCTTATTTTAATAATGTTATGAAACAAacttaaatacataaaatttacatTATTATCGGTACTTTCGAGCAATAATAGGTTACCAAATAGTAGCATAATATAACATCTAGTTTTAAGTAATTTAGTTTCCTAGGACGAATGTCCGTCCAATTTAATAGAGCTATAATATTCTTTAAGGACCTTTAGATTAATACTTTGACCCCTTGCAGTCCCTCCCTCTATCATATCTCTGTCCAAAACTTGTTCACATAGGATATTGGCTTGTTGATCGGATCCGTTAATCGTCTTGCTCTCAATTCGGAGACCCGATAACATATAAATGTCATCTAGCATGACAGTACATTTGCCCactacaaaataaaaaatgtgtGTTTGAGATCTCCATATTTTTAAAGATGTCAAAAGAAAGACCGATTGGAATAGTTTATGATTTATAATTATCTTTGAACCACGTAAACACGTTGAGGGCATTAATTAAGATGAGAAGTTTACGGAAAACTTTCTTTCTAATTAAAGAGAAAAAGTGTTAACCAAGCGGTTGAGCTCCATTGGCAAGGAGCCCCGTCCAAGGACGTACtcggggaataccgagttcgattcccaggcggaacaatcttgtttggccagtgcgcatgcctctccgcacgagccggattagtggcccacctgtggtgggtcgacaccggtgcaaatagcaaaaaaaaaaaaaaaaaaaaaaaagagaaaaagtgttACCTAATTAGCTTATGTCATCAATATGATATCATTATATAACTATAAATAATTAGCACATAGTGACAATTTTCAAAGcaatattatataatattctttttttgttttattacttAAATACATTTATCTCATTATTGGATTTTTCTAACACATGGATTTGAATTCAATGATTTAGTATGAAGTAATAagaaagacaatacacaattccaagagaaaagaaaaagacacCTCTTTTTTTATGTGAGAAAAGTAAGACTTACAATATTATATCTCTCATCTTACCCTATTCAATTATAttcaaaattttatatattttatcacCTTACATCACCCTTAACCAATTTAATAACAGGAATTATTTTCATCAGTGGTTGAAGGTTGTTCTACAATTCAAATAGCTATTATAATGGATGAAAAGGTAATGCTTCGTAGTAATTAATTTATTGTGAACATCTTTTAACTTTTATTAGGAAAAAATGCATGCATGTTCTAAAAGCTCATAGTTAACAATTTTGATTTGTTAAGGTGGAAACTCTTGAATTAGAGTTACAACAAGTGAGAGAGGAGAACAATACTCTAAGATTCATGATTAGTTATGAGTACTAATTGCACAAATTTAGAATCATATCTTCAAGAGATCAACAAAGAAGAACACAAAGAGATCACATGTTCAAACCAAATTGGATTATTACCTAACTTTGATACAAGCAAAAGTAGAGTACTTTCAAACAGCCAAAAAACCATTATAAGTATTTTGTCAAAACTCATCCTAATGATGAAAGTTTGGTAAGTATACCTCATTAGCACTAATATTTTGTGTATCAAAATTAGGGTTGTCTAGGGTATACTTCAACCAAAAAAACAGAATCGAACTATAGTAAAAGATCATTTGAACTGGGTCGTTTTAATTTATCCAGAGTCAAATCTAaccaaatttattattgatttggtATATTGATTGAGAATTTTAAACCGTACCAAATCATAATACAATTTTTCTAAACCCAATCATTTGTTGAAGAATTGAAccgttatatatttttttaattaaaaaattttaactTTTCTTAACATTTTTAATTTTCCGTTTCGATTAGATTTATTTACCatttgtttcagttttaaaatTGTTTGTGCAACATAAATTTCATTCACTAGCCAGACAAAataattcaattattttaaattcaGTTTGGTTCAGCGTTTTTTCTAAATATTCCTAATCAAAATTAGTATGTTTATACAAAATTTTCTTTGTGAATATAGATAATAAAAGATGGCTATCAATGGAGAAAATACGGCAGAAAGTTACCAAAGATAATGCCTCTCCTAGAACCTACTTTAGGTGCTCCATGGCTCCTAGTTGTCAAGCAAAAAAgaaggtatatatatatacatataagcATATGGGAaattcatttttcaaaattttatattttaaagatACTCTAACTTTACTTCAATGAGTCATGTTATTAGGTGCAAAAATGCTTACATGATAAGTCTATCATTGTTGCAACATATCATGGAGAACACAACCATGGTGTCTGTGATGAGTCATTCAAACCATCTTCATCATCCACACTTAATGATTCATCAATATCTACTAATAATAAACTATCAACAACACTAAATGGTGAAGAAACCATATACACTAGAATGTGTGATAATGTTACGCAACAAAAGTTAGGCTATGAAAAGCATATCAAGATTGAAGATTACGCAAGTTCGCTAGTCAACTATCCCGACTTCCCTGCGGTATTAGCTAAAGTAGTTGCAAAAACTATCACTTGTCaacatcttaaataacaacatcTAAATCTCAATCAGAGTCTTTCAAAAGAGTGAAACGAACAAAGTACCATGATATTTTAGAGTTCGGTTAGAATGTAAATAAAGTCTAGACAAAGAAAATGACTCGCCAAAATTTGTAACTTGTATTCTAAGCAATACCTTGATATTTACAAAGCATTTGTCTTCATCAGTTCATGTAGCAATGGAGCATAAACCAAGAAAATTTCAGTATTGGTGCCTCTAAATGCTCACATTGAAAATAAAAGTTAAACACTACTCTATCTTATGTTAAAGAAAACACACCATTAGATCAGCATTTACATTGCTATTGCCGAGTACACGAATTTCTTTACCGTCTTCAAAACTATATTGTACAGAAAATCTTCAGAAGCTTGAGGCCTTGTAAAAATGTCTGATTATTTAACATCACCACTCTTGATGGTGGTCCTCATCATAGGTTTGGACTCGTTTCTCGCAGCTACCTTCAATTTCTCGTTTTCTGCAGCTTCCTTATCAGCTTTCTTCTTTTCGTATTCAATTTGCTTGCAATTTTCGTCGTGTGCTCGGATGAACATCCTCACAAAGTTCAGCAGTGTAGATACAACTATAGAGGGAGACAAAATAAGAAAACCATAGAAGAAAGAATCTCTATGACGAGTTTATTGTGAAATAGTGTTTTTCTTTACATCATAATTGCCATTTTGTTGTGTATTTTTTCACATTGATCGAAATAGCTATTTACCTTGTTCGAACGGGCAACGTGCCGGGTCTTCTCCGAAATATAGCGCCAATGCATCTGCATTTCTACCCTGATGCATTCCAATCAGAATTTCAGACACGTTTCTTGTCATGTCTTGAATTTACCGTTTACGGAAAAACTAAGCTAAAGAgcaaagaaccaaatccataccacattggcATAAAGCTGAGCCAAAGACCTCACTTCAGCTTCGGCATGACTAAGAAATTCTTTCAGAATCTGAATATTACAAagcgaaaagaaaaaaaaaaagtcaaggcTTTAGCTTGATCATAAGTTGCAATCAGATAGAAGCATTAAATCAACATGCTATAGATTGTACCTGGCAGAAGCATTCTGACACTGGCCCGTCGTTTTCCGATGCAGACAGTTCTTGAATTACTTTCTCCAGTCCTTTACTAATAGCTTGCATTTCTTCTGCCAGATATTTCAATTGTAGCTGTATGCAAAAATTTGCTCATAACTCGGCATACACCAAAATCAGAATGAGAATAAGCTCAAACTCAAACCATTTGAGATAACAGTAGAATAAACAAACAAGGATACCTTGGTTGAAGCCTCCAAACTGACTAGGTCTTTATGGAAATCCAAAAGTTCCGGAAGCTTTTCAGCTAGCACCTATTAATCATATAGAAACAGTTATTATACGACTTTATTCACAGGACAAAACTAAACTTCGTGTGCAGAAACATTTCATATTGGAGTTTAAGGAAAATGAGTGTTTTACCTTACAAAGATAATGCATGAGGGTCATTTTGTTGTTTCGGGCTCGTGTATCAGTGAGTTTAAGAAGACTATCTAATCGAAACCCAACCGCAGCACCTACGGCAATCCAATAAATCACATTAAGAAATCAATTAAGACTAATGTGGTTCTATAAAGATATGCTTTGTGATAGTGAAACAGCAAATGCTAAAAAGCTTCAACTCACCTCTTGCGGTTCCATGGTTCAAAGCATTACCGAGGGAAAGAATGGTCTGCATGATTCTTTTCAATTTGACGGAATTTCTTATCTGATACACAAAGCAATGATTGGTAGTGATTtgctgacagtgtaaaactttttacgcTGACAATGGATCAAAATTAAGCTCGGAGAAtagttaaaagaaaaatataaatgatttaCCTGTTCCGATGCGGAATTTACAATATTCAAGTCCCTTTTGAGGTCTGAAACCTACGAATATAACAAAGTGTACCAAGGTAGCTAAATTACTAAAGGCAAGAAAACATAACTGTTGAATAACCAAAAGTATAACTCGGTAGTTTTCTGACCTGCGAGCAGAATTGCATCTTAAAACAGAAAACTCTTAGCTTGCTCTCCACTCTTGGAACTTTCATTAGTTCTAAAAAGAACTATcacaaaatgaaaaaagaaaaacaaataagactAATTACAGCTTAGATAGTGATTACAGCTTAGGCATGCCATGAAAATTCATTCACCTTTTCACACTTCCCCAAGTTTTCCGTATCTCCAGTGTAGGCCTGCATATAAAGATAATGTTGCTAAGCTATCGGTGCTACCCTCACGACATGAAGTTCTGGTTAAAGAGAAAAAAGGGTTTGATTTGATACCTTGAGCTGGTCCATCTCTTCTTTAGTCGGACAGAACTTTATAAGGTTCTCAACCTGATCAACATATAATACGGAATCGTCCAATGCGAGAACATTACTCTGAAAACAACGGTATAAACAAAGCACGTGAGAAAATATTTGTTAGTCAGAAAGTTTCTGTTATGGGAGAAAAAATAAGAAATGTCTGTCTAACGAATTGAATGTTTACGAATTTGAGATTTATGGTTTGGAAGGTATGTCTCACCATTAAATCAGGCAATGGGATTTTGACTTTTGTAAGCATAATCTCACAGTTATACGCCCGTCTGAGTTCAATCTGCAAGATGACATGAATATTCTATCAAGAAGAACTCAAAAACACTACGCGCCAACAACTTGCGCTAGACAAATGTGAATAATATTGAAAAGAAAAACATACTATTTGAACTTTGTCGGGTTTTTGCGCTGAACGGCGATTtgattttcctcctttttcattaTTAGTATTCGGAGTGGCTGCTGAAAAAAGACTCTCAAGCTCTGTCATGTCAAACTCTGGAGCCCTAACACCAAAAAGTTAAAACAAGAGAGTAAGTAAATAAGCTCATATGTTATTACTTAGTGAGAAAGTCTTAACACATAATTCATACCTACAAGCTTCATCGAGTTTCTGTGTCTCGGCCCACAAGCTACCATGCATGGCTCTTGTTAACTTTAACCAATGGTAAGGTTTCAGGTTGCTTCTTTTAGTCTGAGTTTTTGCATTAGCTCGCAACATTCCACGTCCCTTTGCACCAAATGCACCGGAAGGTGGTCCAGGAATTGGAGGCACGTTTCCAGGAGGTCCAGGAGCCGGAGGTGCATTTCCCGGTGGTCTAGGAACTGCTGGAGACTGCGATGAGGCAGTGCCAGGTTTTGATAATCCATTGGCAGAAGGAGGTGGAGGTGGAACATTTGGAGCGCTTTTAGAATTTTGGGATGCAGAAATAGGAGGAGGAGGTGGTGGTGGCGCTAATGGTGCCGAGCCAGATTGACttggaggtggaggtggaggaGGAGGGCCGGGCATAGAAATGGAATTGTTTGTATTTTGTGGAGGAGGAACGGGAGGTGGAGGTATTGACGACGATGAAGTTTGTACAGTTGAAGATGGAAGTGGTGGTGGAGGTGGGGGGGGAGGACCTTTAGATGAATCTTTGACAGTGGAAAGAGATGTTTCAATGAGGGACGAAGAAGGGGGAGAAGGAGGAGGAGCCAATGATATCCGGTTTTTATCGTGCATTGAATTTTCACTGTATTGTGTGACAGGAATAGTAGATTGCGTCAAATTTGAAGTAAGTTCTTGATGAGGAGGTGGCGGCGGAGGTGGAGGAGGAGGAATAGGGACGAGTGGCTTAATAGTCTTTTCGACAGAAGCAGGAGGATCCACTGAAGACTTTAAAGGCAAAGATGGAAGCAATGCCGACGATGATGATGTTGTAGGAATACTTGTAGAACAAGGCTCTGCAGATTTTGGAACCTTTGAATCTGAAGGAGCGGATATCGACACTGCATGAGTGGGTTCTTCTTTGCTATCCATCAGTGTATGATCTTGTAACACGCTTGTTATTCCGAGAGCCGATGGTGCACTGTGATATCTTGAGATGGCTACAGGTGAACCTAGTAAGGGGTTAGAAGCATAAGAAGCTGAAGCTGAAGCCGGTCGAATAGCTTGATGCATCCTTGGAGAAATTATTTTAGATTGCGTAGGTAGCTGAAGAGAAACCTGCAATTCTTGAGGATCAATCttctttttaattgattttgCATCAACGCCGGGTTCAACGAAGGGACTAGTTTGTTTCTTATCAACCATCGATACATGACTCTTAATATCATTTTTCGACAATGCTGGGGATTCTGATTTTTCAATCATTGTTTTCTTTGAACTTGAATCCATCGACGTTTGAATTACAGGAGGAACTGATTGTTCCCTCTTGGTATCATTTTGCAAAAATGACTTTGATTCTAATGATTCAGTATCCTTTTTGTTTGACTTTAACTTCTCCATCGTCTGTTTCGTTGAATCTGCTTCCGCGGATGGTTCAATCGAGGGAATAGATTGTTGTTTCCCTTGAGCCATAGACGTCGGTAACTTGGTATCATTTTCCAACAATGATTTTGATTCTAATGATGTGGTATCCTTTTTCTTTGCCTTTAACTTCTCCATCGTCTGTTCCGTTGAATCTGCTTCCACGGATGGCTTAATCGAGGGAATAGACTGTTGTTTCCCTTGAGCCATAGATGTAGGAAACTTGGTATCATTTTCCAACAATGACTTTGATTCTAATGATTCAGTATCCTTTTTCTTTGACTTTAACTTCTCCGTCGTCTGTTTCGTTGAATCTGCTTCAACGGATGGTTTAATCGAGGGAATAGATTGTTGTTTCCCTTGAGCCATAGAGATAGGAAACTTGGTATCATTTTCCAACAATGACTTTGATTCTAATGATTCAGTGTCCTTTTTCTTCGACTTCAATTTCTCCACCGTCTGTTCCGTTGAATCTTTTTCCGTGGATGGTGCAATCAAGGAAGTAGATTGTTTCCCTTGAGCCGTAGACATAGGAAACTTAGTATCATTCGATTCTAATGATTCGGTATCCTTTTTCTTTGACTTCGATTTCTCCACCGTCTGTTCCAATGAATTCGCTTCCGAGGATGGAGCAGCTGACGGAATATATTGTTTCCCTTGAGCCGTAGACATAGGAAGCTTAGTAAGATTATCCACCGGGGCCTTTGATTTTAACGATTCAATCTTCTTTTCAGTAAGATTTGAATCTGATGGGAGTCCAACTGAGTGAATATGTTGTTTCCCCTGATCAATTAAATCTAAGGGTTCTTTCTTCTTTCCCAAGGTAGCATCACCGAATGATTCTAACGACGGTACTGAAAATTTCTCTTGACCTGCAGATTTCAGACTTGTTATCTCAACTTCTGGCTGAGTCTTTGGATCAAACTTAGGTCTGCTATCATTTTTCAACCGAACCTCTGAGTCTAATGATTCAACCTCCTTTTCTTTCGATCCCGACAGTCTAATATTTTTCACCGGGGTTGCAACAGTAGAAGATTCCGATGCAGGAAACACGGTGTCTTTTTTCAATACCGCCTCCTTTGATGCTAACGAgacaatattttttttctcaGATTCCAACGATCCTTTCTTTTCCGATGATTGTTTTGATTCTGATGATTTAGTTTCTATTTTAGTAGAATCTGAATCTTTTGACGGATCAAATGAAGGAATAGGCTTGACCGCTTGACCTAAACTCGCAGGAGTCTTGATTTTCTCTTTTGATGCCAATTTCGGTTCAAGCATTTTTTC from Vicia villosa cultivar HV-30 ecotype Madison, WI linkage group LG4, Vvil1.0, whole genome shotgun sequence encodes the following:
- the LOC131596325 gene encoding formin-like protein 18, which gives rise to MALFRKFFYKKPPDGLLEITERVYVFDYCFTTEVMDESEYKGYIGGIIRQIGEHFPDASFMVFNMREGEHQSHISNILCDYDMTVMDYPRQYEGCPLLTMEMIHHFLRSGENWLQLGQQNIVLMHCERGGWPVLAFMLASLLIYRKMFTGEQKTLDMIYKQAPRELLQLMSPLNPLPSQLRYLQYISRRNVGSEWPPLDRALTLDCVIIRQIPNMDGDGGCRPIFRIYGQDPFIPADRTPKVLFSTPKKSKLVRYFKQADCELVKIDIHCHVQGDVVLECISLESDLEREQMMFRVMFNTAFIRSNILMLNRDEIDMLWNAKDHFPKNFRVEVLFSDMDTSSSSDISLDLPPPRTEEKEGLPVEAFDKVKEIFSNVDWLDPKTDVANMLQQITSSNILLERLDSGASSGSPNTVLNESFSGRLKFDSKTQKETSNLKSSDHEELPDSPLQSSEDATKEKMLEPKLASKEKIKTPASLGQAVKPIPSFDPSKDSDSTKIETKSSESKQSSEKKGSLESEKKNIVSLASKEAVLKKDTVFPASESSTVATPVKNIRLSGSKEKEVESLDSEVRLKNDSRPKFDPKTQPEVEITSLKSAGQEKFSVPSLESFGDATLGKKKEPLDLIDQGKQHIHSVGLPSDSNLTEKKIESLKSKAPVDNLTKLPMSTAQGKQYIPSAAPSSEANSLEQTVEKSKSKKKDTESLESNDTKFPMSTAQGKQSTSLIAPSTEKDSTEQTVEKLKSKKKDTESLESKSLLENDTKFPISMAQGKQQSIPSIKPSVEADSTKQTTEKLKSKKKDTESLESKSLLENDTKFPTSMAQGKQQSIPSIKPSVEADSTEQTMEKLKAKKKDTTSLESKSLLENDTKLPTSMAQGKQQSIPSIEPSAEADSTKQTMEKLKSNKKDTESLESKSFLQNDTKREQSVPPVIQTSMDSSSKKTMIEKSESPALSKNDIKSHVSMVDKKQTSPFVEPGVDAKSIKKKIDPQELQVSLQLPTQSKIISPRMHQAIRPASASASYASNPLLGSPVAISRYHSAPSALGITSVLQDHTLMDSKEEPTHAVSISAPSDSKVPKSAEPCSTSIPTTSSSSALLPSLPLKSSVDPPASVEKTIKPLVPIPPPPPPPPPPHQELTSNLTQSTIPVTQYSENSMHDKNRISLAPPPSPPSSSLIETSLSTVKDSSKGPPPPPPPPLPSSTVQTSSSSIPPPPVPPPQNTNNSISMPGPPPPPPPPSQSGSAPLAPPPPPPPISASQNSKSAPNVPPPPPSANGLSKPGTASSQSPAVPRPPGNAPPAPGPPGNVPPIPGPPSGAFGAKGRGMLRANAKTQTKRSNLKPYHWLKLTRAMHGSLWAETQKLDEACRAPEFDMTELESLFSAATPNTNNEKGGKSNRRSAQKPDKVQIIELRRAYNCEIMLTKVKIPLPDLMSNVLALDDSVLYVDQVENLIKFCPTKEEMDQLKAYTGDTENLGKCEKFFLELMKVPRVESKLRVFCFKMQFCSQVSDLKRDLNIVNSASEQIRNSVKLKRIMQTILSLGNALNHGTARGAAVGFRLDSLLKLTDTRARNNKMTLMHYLCKVLAEKLPELLDFHKDLVSLEASTKLQLKYLAEEMQAISKGLEKVIQELSASENDGPVSECFCQILKEFLSHAEAEVRSLAQLYANVGRNADALALYFGEDPARCPFEQVVSTLLNFVRMFIRAHDENCKQIEYEKKKADKEAAENEKLKVAARNESKPMMRTTIKSGDVK